One Tumebacillus amylolyticus DNA segment encodes these proteins:
- the qcrB gene encoding menaquinol-cytochrome c reductase cytochrome b subunit, with protein MFKKTYDWIDERLGITPIWRDIADHDVPAHVNPANKMSAFVYCFGGLTFLIIVTQILSGMFLAMYYVPDIVNAYRSVQYITDEVLLGQIVRGMHFWGASLVIIMMFLHMLRVFFTGSYKAPREMNWVVGVLIFFVVMGFGFTGYLLPWDQKAYWATAVGAQIAESVPWIGKYIRTVLIGGDMLGALTLTRFFAIHVFFLPAGLLGLLGLHFIMIRKQGIAGPL; from the coding sequence ATGTTCAAGAAAACGTATGACTGGATCGACGAAAGGCTTGGTATCACGCCGATCTGGCGTGACATCGCAGACCACGACGTTCCTGCACACGTCAACCCTGCGAACAAGATGTCCGCGTTCGTCTACTGCTTCGGCGGCCTGACCTTCCTGATCATCGTCACCCAGATCCTTTCCGGGATGTTCTTGGCGATGTATTATGTACCGGATATCGTAAACGCATATCGTTCTGTTCAGTACATCACCGACGAAGTCTTGCTCGGACAAATCGTCCGCGGCATGCACTTCTGGGGAGCAAGTTTGGTCATTATCATGATGTTCCTCCATATGCTCCGGGTCTTCTTCACCGGTTCCTACAAGGCACCGCGCGAGATGAACTGGGTTGTCGGCGTTTTGATCTTCTTCGTCGTCATGGGCTTCGGCTTCACGGGCTACTTGTTGCCGTGGGACCAAAAAGCATACTGGGCGACCGCGGTCGGCGCGCAAATCGCAGAGTCGGTTCCGTGGATCGGGAAGTACATCAGAACCGTGCTCATCGGCGGCGACATGCTCGGCGCACTGACGCTGACTCGCTTCTTTGCGATTCATGTGTTCTTCCTGCCGGCTGGTCTTCTCGGCCTGTTGGGCTTGCACTTCATCATGATCCGGAAACAAGGTATCGCAGGTCCGTTGTAA
- a CDS encoding creatininase family protein has translation MRLTHVHMNKFEEYSPYIDTLVLPIGTIEAHGPHAPLGTDVLIPKKLAEYLERQLSGRIWTAPEIPYGNTWHLRDFPGSIDVPNRIFGDYVHAVVSSFARWGIKNVVLLNGHGGNITALNEVATRLVEEGLRVLVSNYWVDYREEIKAVTPGVGHAGEDETSLMMAVDQTSVDLALAGAVHDLESTRVRFPNMGREMYPNAYSGDPKSASAEKGERLFELVGTRLVHEITALWSHNS, from the coding sequence ATGCGTCTCACTCACGTACATATGAACAAGTTTGAGGAATACTCGCCCTACATCGATACGCTGGTGTTGCCGATCGGGACGATTGAAGCACACGGGCCGCACGCGCCGCTTGGCACCGATGTGCTGATTCCCAAGAAGCTGGCCGAGTATCTCGAACGACAGCTGAGCGGGCGAATCTGGACCGCTCCGGAGATTCCGTACGGCAACACGTGGCACCTGCGGGACTTCCCGGGCTCCATCGATGTACCGAATCGGATCTTCGGCGACTATGTACATGCGGTCGTCTCGTCGTTTGCGCGCTGGGGCATCAAAAACGTCGTGCTCCTGAACGGGCACGGCGGCAATATCACCGCGCTGAACGAGGTGGCGACCCGTTTGGTCGAGGAGGGGTTGCGCGTCTTGGTCAGCAATTACTGGGTCGACTACCGCGAAGAGATCAAAGCTGTCACACCGGGCGTCGGTCATGCCGGCGAAGACGAAACGTCGCTGATGATGGCGGTTGATCAAACTTCGGTCGATCTGGCTCTTGCGGGAGCTGTGCACGACTTGGAGAGTACCCGTGTCCGATTCCCGAACATGGGCCGGGAGATGTACCCGAACGCATACTCCGGAGATCCGAAATCGGCATCTGCGGAAAAAGGAGAGCGGTTGTTTGAACTCGTCGGCACCCGTCTCGTCCACGAAATCACAGCGCTGTGGAGTCACAACTCGTAA
- a CDS encoding ubiquinol-cytochrome c reductase iron-sulfur subunit has translation MSDKNGKQGLSRRQFLSYALGGTGAFMAATIAAPLVPFAIDPLTRTSGGGFADSGLKESDIKDDFPTMVDFKVHRKDGWIEENVKMRAWLIKDKSGKIMAMSPICTHLGCQVAGTVDEGGKGKPSEDGEWWFHCPCHGGRYTIYGINDKAKPPQRPLDLYEVKVEGGKVMLGAISQRKA, from the coding sequence ATGAGTGACAAGAATGGCAAACAGGGGCTCTCCCGCCGTCAGTTCCTTTCCTACGCACTTGGTGGCACTGGCGCGTTCATGGCAGCGACCATCGCGGCTCCGCTGGTACCGTTTGCTATTGACCCGCTTACCCGCACCTCCGGTGGGGGCTTTGCAGACAGCGGTCTGAAGGAAAGTGATATTAAGGACGACTTCCCGACGATGGTTGACTTCAAGGTCCACCGTAAGGACGGGTGGATTGAAGAAAACGTCAAGATGCGCGCATGGTTGATCAAGGACAAATCCGGCAAGATCATGGCGATGTCCCCGATCTGCACCCACTTGGGTTGCCAAGTTGCGGGTACTGTTGATGAAGGCGGCAAAGGCAAGCCGTCCGAGGACGGCGAGTGGTGGTTCCACTGCCCGTGCCACGGCGGTCGTTACACCATTTACGGGATCAACGACAAAGCCAAACCGCCGCAACGTCCGCTTGACTTGTACGAAGTCAAGGTCGAGGGCGGCAAAGTAATGCTCGGCGCAATCTCGCAACGCAAAGCGTAA